A section of the Pseudomonas sp. Q1-7 genome encodes:
- a CDS encoding Zn-dependent hydrolase, which yields MSNCSALRLNGPILLRQIRALGEIGADPVNGGRTRIALSDAEKAGRDQLVAWMNALDLDVRIDRIGNIFGTLRSAADQGDQAPLMIGSHIDTVTNAGALDGCYGVLAGLAVVRAFREAAVLPARSITVAAFTNEEGVRYQPDMMGSLVYAGGMAVDAALATLGTDGSRLGEELQRIGYAGDLEPGSIVPYEYLELHIEQGPILEAENTLIGVVENLQGISWQQVTVQGNANHAGTTPTRLRHDAGYVASAVVAELRQIARDSGGTTLATVGCMNFEPNVINVIPRKARFTVDLRDPDEQRLLAAEKRLEAYLAVIAEEEGVRIGTERLVRFQPVIFDAGLADEIEASAVRLGFSHKRMTSGAGHDAQMIARIAPSAMIFVPSQGGISHNPREHTDDDQLIKGAEVLLDVVVRRLNTPR from the coding sequence ATGAGCAACTGTTCTGCGCTTCGTTTGAATGGCCCGATCCTGCTTCGGCAGATCCGCGCCCTGGGTGAGATCGGCGCTGACCCCGTGAACGGTGGGCGGACCCGCATCGCGCTGTCCGATGCGGAGAAGGCCGGCCGCGATCAGCTCGTGGCCTGGATGAACGCGCTCGACCTGGACGTTCGGATCGACCGCATCGGCAACATCTTCGGTACGCTCCGTTCGGCGGCCGACCAGGGCGACCAGGCTCCTCTGATGATCGGCTCCCATATCGATACCGTCACCAACGCCGGCGCCCTGGACGGATGCTACGGTGTGCTGGCGGGCTTGGCGGTGGTCCGTGCTTTCCGCGAGGCCGCCGTGCTGCCGGCGCGTTCCATCACCGTCGCTGCGTTCACCAACGAAGAGGGCGTTCGCTACCAGCCGGACATGATGGGTTCGCTCGTGTACGCCGGCGGCATGGCGGTGGACGCCGCGCTGGCCACCCTCGGCACCGACGGCAGCCGGCTCGGCGAGGAACTGCAGCGGATCGGCTACGCCGGCGATCTCGAACCGGGAAGCATCGTGCCCTATGAATACCTGGAGCTGCATATCGAGCAGGGGCCGATCCTGGAGGCGGAAAATACGCTGATCGGGGTGGTGGAGAATCTTCAGGGTATCTCCTGGCAGCAGGTGACTGTGCAAGGCAACGCCAACCATGCCGGAACCACGCCAACGCGCCTGAGGCACGACGCCGGTTATGTCGCCAGCGCGGTGGTGGCCGAGTTGCGCCAGATCGCCAGGGATTCGGGTGGAACCACTCTCGCGACGGTCGGCTGCATGAACTTCGAACCCAATGTGATCAACGTGATTCCGCGCAAGGCCCGCTTCACGGTGGATCTGCGCGACCCCGATGAGCAACGGCTGCTGGCCGCCGAAAAACGCCTTGAGGCGTACCTGGCTGTGATCGCGGAGGAGGAAGGCGTACGGATCGGCACCGAACGACTGGTGCGCTTTCAGCCGGTGATCTTCGATGCCGGGCTGGCCGATGAAATCGAGGCATCGGCCGTGCGCCTCGGTTTCAGCCACAAACGCATGACCTCTGGCGCGGGACACGACGCGCAGATGATCGCGCGTATCGCGCCGTCCGCCATGATTTTCGTGCCCAGCCAGGGCGGTATCAGCCACAACCCGCGCGAACACACGGATGACGATCAACTGATCAAGGGCGCTGAAGTGCTGCTAGATGTGGTCGTTCGCCGCTTGAATACCCCGCGCTGA
- a CDS encoding Lrp/AsnC family transcriptional regulator yields the protein MNPDPYDLALLEAIQQDATTSQLDLGARVNLSSAAVNRRLKKLNADGVIQRTVALVDPARLGYSLTVIAEVEVESERLDLLDAMKRSFLACPQVQQCYYVAGECDFVLIMLVKNMEQYTELTRALFFESNNVKRFKTLVSMSNVKTGLSVPTADR from the coding sequence ATGAACCCTGATCCGTACGACCTGGCACTGCTGGAAGCCATCCAACAGGACGCCACGACTTCCCAGCTGGATCTTGGCGCGCGGGTGAACCTGTCGTCCGCCGCCGTAAACCGGCGCCTGAAAAAGCTGAACGCGGATGGCGTGATTCAGAGAACGGTAGCCCTGGTAGACCCCGCGCGACTGGGCTACTCCCTGACCGTCATCGCCGAAGTGGAGGTGGAAAGCGAACGCCTTGACCTATTGGACGCCATGAAGCGCAGCTTCCTGGCTTGCCCGCAGGTACAACAGTGCTACTACGTCGCGGGGGAATGCGATTTCGTACTGATCATGCTGGTCAAGAACATGGAGCAGTACACCGAGCTCACGCGAGCGCTGTTCTTCGAAAGCAACAACGTCAAACGCTTCAAGACGCTGGTCTCGATGAGCAACGTGAAGACCGGACTCAGTGTTCCGACGGCGGATCGTTAG
- a CDS encoding conjugal transfer nickase/helicase domain-containing protein: MQKRHEKLLLRRKQDNGLNIWTCEVNGPRKSHRLHD, translated from the coding sequence GTGCAAAAGCGCCATGAAAAGCTGCTACTGCGCCGCAAGCAGGACAACGGCCTGAACATCTGGACGTGCGAGGTGAACGGGCCACGCAAGTCGCACCGGCTTCATGACTAA
- a CDS encoding helix-turn-helix transcriptional regulator has protein sequence MSVAQRVFHGNFGRVALLNMNKPLVMHTHSECHVLVKVAGDDTFFNVRGRQVPLTDRNAVLVNAWEPHYFDYQAGAGNTLILALYIEPAWLATAQQSLALSSRPDFFAQSSMELNTQNRNLADRLIAEMHSPGLVPQERIEFYLFDFLIQLIEDSSQWRHLCRMGVRTVNEYRDARVRKGTDYLLNHLDDPAPIDNAAKCCGLSRAHFYSLFRKDTGMTPNLLLNAARMQRAFSWLDSERSGTLGLLSESLGFSEQGHFTRFFKHHIGASPSQYQRVVDSYLHS, from the coding sequence ATGTCGGTCGCACAACGCGTATTTCATGGCAATTTCGGCCGAGTTGCCTTGTTGAACATGAATAAACCCTTAGTCATGCATACCCATTCGGAATGCCATGTGCTGGTGAAAGTGGCGGGTGACGACACCTTCTTCAACGTGCGTGGCCGTCAGGTGCCGCTGACCGACCGCAATGCGGTCTTGGTCAACGCCTGGGAACCGCATTATTTCGATTATCAGGCGGGTGCCGGCAATACTTTGATTTTGGCTCTGTATATCGAGCCCGCCTGGCTTGCCACCGCGCAACAGTCGCTAGCCTTGAGCAGTCGTCCAGACTTTTTTGCGCAATCCTCCATGGAACTGAACACGCAAAACCGCAATTTGGCGGATCGTTTGATTGCTGAAATGCACAGCCCCGGCCTGGTTCCGCAGGAGCGTATCGAGTTTTACTTGTTCGACTTCCTCATCCAACTGATCGAAGACTCCTCGCAGTGGCGGCATCTCTGTCGGATGGGCGTTCGCACCGTCAATGAATACCGCGACGCGCGGGTGCGCAAAGGTACCGACTATTTGCTCAATCACTTGGATGACCCGGCGCCAATCGACAATGCGGCCAAATGCTGTGGTCTGTCACGCGCGCACTTCTATTCCCTGTTTCGCAAGGACACCGGCATGACACCCAACCTGCTGCTCAACGCGGCGAGGATGCAGCGGGCCTTTTCCTGGCTCGACAGCGAGCGTAGTGGCACCCTGGGCTTGCTTTCCGAGTCGTTGGGGTTCTCCGAGCAGGGGCATTTCACGCGATTCTTCAAGCACCATATCGGCGCCTCGCCGAGCCAGTACCAGCGGGTGGTGGACAGTTACCTGCATTCCTGA
- a CDS encoding XdhC family protein, producing the protein MRHLDLQVVSQALDWARAGRALWFCTVLSTYGSAPRAPGAMLVACGAGEHVGSLSGGCVEEEFLASMARGELRESAQIVRYGDSAEESRRLRLPCGGVLVVLVEHRAPSGEWIEHLESLQAALLGQHRLVRHVDLAGGALRLEPDADQGSERVQVVDERVRIHVGPVLRLILAGLSPVAEACAAFARAIGCEVIACDPREEVEHIELDGVQIQRVLPSLFIGAGGCHAATAVVALTHDPRIDDLALMEAVHTPAFYIGAMGSQATSAKRAERLKRVGGLSSEQIARLHMPIGLDLGSKAPAEIALAVMADVLRVYHGRERHAL; encoded by the coding sequence ATGCGCCATCTCGATCTACAGGTTGTCAGCCAGGCGCTCGACTGGGCCCGTGCCGGTCGTGCGTTGTGGTTCTGTACGGTCCTCTCGACCTATGGTTCGGCGCCGCGCGCACCGGGGGCGATGCTGGTGGCCTGCGGTGCTGGTGAGCATGTCGGCTCGCTCTCCGGCGGCTGTGTCGAGGAAGAATTCCTGGCCAGCATGGCCCGTGGCGAGTTGCGTGAGTCGGCACAGATTGTCCGCTACGGCGACAGCGCCGAGGAGAGTCGGCGCCTGCGTTTGCCGTGCGGTGGGGTGCTGGTGGTGCTGGTGGAGCACCGCGCACCCAGCGGCGAGTGGATCGAGCACCTGGAAAGCCTGCAAGCGGCATTGCTCGGTCAGCATCGCCTGGTGCGTCATGTCGACCTTGCCGGTGGTGCGCTGCGCCTGGAACCGGACGCCGACCAGGGTAGCGAACGGGTGCAAGTCGTCGATGAAAGGGTGCGCATTCATGTCGGCCCGGTCCTGCGCCTGATCCTCGCCGGGCTCTCGCCGGTGGCCGAGGCCTGCGCCGCTTTTGCCCGTGCCATCGGCTGTGAGGTGATCGCCTGTGACCCCCGCGAGGAGGTCGAGCACATCGAGCTCGACGGCGTGCAGATACAGCGCGTGCTGCCCTCGCTGTTTATCGGCGCTGGAGGCTGCCACGCCGCCACCGCAGTGGTGGCGTTGACCCACGATCCGCGTATCGACGACCTGGCCCTGATGGAGGCGGTGCACACCCCGGCGTTCTACATTGGCGCCATGGGCTCGCAGGCCACATCGGCCAAGCGCGCGGAACGGCTCAAGCGCGTTGGCGGCCTGTCCAGCGAGCAGATCGCGCGCCTGCACATGCCCATCGGCCTGGATCTGGGCAGTAAGGCACCGGCGGAAATAGCCCTGGCAGTGATGGCGGATGTCCTGCGCGTATACCACGGCAGGGAGCGTCATGCCTTGTGA